One Methanocaldococcus infernus ME DNA segment encodes these proteins:
- a CDS encoding TRC40/GET3/ArsA family transport-energizing ATPase — protein MLSAIKNKLKSITEKKLEKEGTKYIMFGGKGGVGKTTMSAATGVYLANKGVKTVIVSTDPAHSLRDIFEQEFGHEPTKVKGFDNLYVVEIDPQKAMEEYKEKLKAQIEENPFLGEMLEEQLEIASLSPGTDESAAFDTFLKYMENNEFDVVIFDTAPTGHTLRFLGMPEIMDKYLTKMIKIRKQMSGFMKMFKKFLPFGGKDEDIDYDKMLEELEEMKKRIEKARAILSDPERTSFRLVVIPEEMSILESERAMKALQKYGINIDAVIVNQLIPENVQCEFCRARRELQLRRLEEIKEKFGDKVIAYVPLLKTEARGVETLREIAKILYGEE, from the coding sequence TTGTTATCAGCAATTAAAAATAAATTAAAAAGTATAACAGAAAAGAAGTTAGAGAAGGAGGGAACAAAGTATATTATGTTTGGAGGTAAGGGAGGAGTTGGAAAAACAACCATGAGTGCAGCAACAGGGGTTTATTTAGCTAACAAGGGGGTTAAGACTGTTATAGTCTCAACTGATCCAGCTCATTCATTGAGAGATATCTTTGAGCAGGAGTTTGGTCATGAGCCAACAAAGGTTAAGGGCTTTGACAACCTATATGTTGTTGAAATAGATCCTCAGAAGGCTATGGAGGAATATAAGGAGAAGTTGAAGGCTCAGATTGAAGAAAATCCATTCTTAGGGGAGATGTTGGAAGAGCAGTTAGAAATAGCTTCTCTCTCCCCAGGAACTGATGAGAGTGCTGCTTTTGACACCTTTTTAAAGTATATGGAGAATAATGAGTTTGATGTTGTCATCTTTGACACAGCTCCAACTGGACATACATTGAGATTCTTAGGAATGCCAGAGATTATGGATAAATACTTAACCAAGATGATAAAAATTAGAAAGCAGATGAGTGGCTTTATGAAGATGTTTAAGAAGTTTTTACCATTTGGAGGAAAGGATGAGGATATTGACTATGATAAGATGTTAGAAGAGCTTGAAGAGATGAAGAAGAGGATAGAGAAGGCAAGGGCAATTCTCTCAGATCCTGAGAGAACCTCTTTTAGATTAGTGGTTATTCCTGAGGAGATGAGTATCTTAGAGAGTGAAAGAGCTATGAAGGCTCTTCAGAAGTATGGAATTAATATAGATGCTGTTATTGTCAACCAATTAATCCCTGAAAATGTTCAGTGTGAATTCTGTAGAGCAAGGAGAGAGCTACAATTAAGAAGATTGGAAGAGATTAAGGAGAAGTTTGGAGATAAGGTTATAGCCTATGTCCCTCTCTTAAAGACAGAGGCAAGGGGTGTAGAAACCCTAAGAGAGATAGCTAAAATACTATATGGTGAAGAGTAA
- the surE gene encoding 5'/3'-nucleotidase SurE has product MDILIVNDDGIYSPSLVSLYRAIKNRFEDANVVIVAPTNQQSGIGRAISLFEPLRMSKVKLDKDIYGYAVSGTPTDCVILGIYKILNKVPDLVISGINIGENLGTEIMTSGTLGAAFEAAHHGAKAIASSLQITSDHLKFRELDIPIDFSVPAEITVRIAEKYLEHNFPCDVINLNIPENATLETPIEITRLARKMYTTHVEERVDPRGRSYYWIDGYPVYEEEEDTDVYVLRKKGHISLTPLTLDTTIKNLDEFKKKYEEIIKKI; this is encoded by the coding sequence ATGGATATATTAATAGTTAATGATGATGGAATCTACTCCCCTTCTTTAGTCTCACTTTACAGAGCCATAAAAAATAGATTTGAAGATGCCAATGTTGTAATTGTTGCTCCAACAAATCAACAGAGTGGGATAGGAAGGGCTATAAGTTTATTTGAACCCCTGAGGATGAGCAAGGTTAAGTTAGACAAAGATATTTATGGCTATGCTGTCTCTGGAACACCTACTGACTGTGTAATCTTGGGGATATATAAGATTTTAAATAAGGTTCCTGATTTGGTTATCTCTGGAATTAATATAGGGGAAAACTTAGGAACTGAAATTATGACCTCTGGAACCTTAGGGGCTGCCTTTGAAGCTGCTCATCATGGAGCTAAGGCAATAGCTTCATCTTTACAGATAACCTCTGATCACCTAAAATTTAGAGAGCTTGACATTCCTATAGACTTCAGTGTTCCAGCAGAGATAACTGTTAGGATAGCTGAGAAATATTTAGAGCATAATTTTCCCTGTGATGTCATAAATTTAAATATTCCTGAAAATGCTACTCTTGAAACTCCAATAGAGATAACAAGGCTGGCAAGGAAGATGTATACAACACATGTTGAGGAAAGGGTGGATCCAAGGGGAAGAAGTTACTATTGGATAGATGGTTATCCTGTCTATGAGGAGGAAGAGGATACAGATGTCTATGTTTTAAGGAAGAAAGGGCATATTTCTCTAACTCCTCTAACCTTAGACACAACAATAAAAAATCTTGATGAATTTAAGAAAAAGTATGAAGAGATTATCAAAAAAATATAA
- a CDS encoding transcription initiation factor IIB — MSMAILKYEEKKREEEKNEEKEELVCPICGSKEIVSDSSEIVCAKCGCVIKEQIFDAGPEWRAFDHEQKVKRCRVGAPMTYTIHDKGLSTVIDWRNKDAYGKDISANKRAELYRLRKWQRRIRVSDASERNLAFALSELDRIASKLGLPKHVKEHASLLYREAVRKGLIRGRSIEGVVAATIYAACRKYRVPRTLDEIAEVSRVDKKEIGRTYRFLARELKIKLAPTNPIDYVPRFASELGLPGEVESKAIQILKKAAEKGLTSGRGPTGVAAAAIYIASVLLGHRRTQREVAEVAGVTEVTIRNRYKELTEHLDIDVTL; from the coding sequence ATGTCTATGGCTATTTTAAAATATGAGGAGAAGAAGAGAGAAGAGGAAAAAAATGAGGAAAAGGAGGAATTAGTTTGTCCAATCTGTGGAAGTAAGGAAATTGTAAGTGATTCTTCTGAAATTGTCTGTGCTAAGTGTGGTTGTGTCATTAAGGAGCAAATATTTGATGCTGGGCCAGAGTGGAGAGCATTTGATCATGAGCAGAAGGTTAAGAGATGTAGAGTTGGGGCTCCAATGACATATACTATACATGATAAGGGATTATCAACAGTTATTGACTGGAGAAATAAAGATGCTTATGGGAAAGATATTTCAGCCAATAAGAGGGCTGAGCTTTATAGATTAAGGAAGTGGCAGAGAAGAATTAGAGTTTCAGATGCCTCTGAGAGGAACTTAGCCTTTGCTCTCTCTGAGTTGGATAGAATAGCCTCTAAGTTAGGCTTGCCAAAGCATGTTAAGGAACATGCCTCCCTCCTTTACAGAGAGGCTGTACGTAAGGGGTTAATAAGAGGAAGAAGTATTGAAGGTGTGGTAGCTGCAACCATCTATGCAGCCTGTAGAAAGTATAGAGTGCCAAGAACCTTGGATGAGATAGCCGAGGTTTCAAGGGTTGATAAGAAGGAGATAGGTAGAACTTACAGATTTTTAGCAAGAGAGTTAAAGATAAAGTTGGCTCCAACAAATCCTATAGACTATGTTCCAAGATTTGCCTCTGAGCTTGGCCTACCTGGAGAGGTTGAGTCAAAGGCTATACAGATATTAAAGAAAGCTGCTGAGAAAGGATTAACAAGTGGTAGAGGCCCAACAGGAGTGGCTGCAGCTGCTATATATATAGCAAGTGTCCTTTTAGGGCATAGAAGGACACAGAGAGAGGTTGCTGAAGTAGCTGGAGTTACAGAGGTTACAATAAGGAATAGATATAAGGAATTAACTGAACACTTAGATATAGATGTCACACTATGA
- the npdG gene encoding NADPH-dependent F420 reductase, with protein MKISIIGGTGEQGFALALRLLIKGFHVIIGSRSEEKALMTVEEIKKILGERLKGKVEGKNNIEAAKEGDVVVLSIPYEYTIPTIKALKDELKGKIVISMGVPLATAIGDKPTRLLYPPDGSVAEMVQNILKESKVVGALQNVSNKVLRDIEKEVDCDILITGDDEEAKRVVKEILEKIDGVRVIDCGDLEKSRIVESITALLIALNIKYKAETGIRITNLKI; from the coding sequence ATGAAAATCTCCATCATTGGAGGGACTGGAGAGCAAGGCTTTGCCTTAGCTTTAAGACTTCTCATTAAAGGTTTTCATGTAATCATTGGGTCAAGGAGTGAGGAAAAGGCATTAATGACAGTAGAGGAGATTAAAAAAATTTTAGGGGAGAGATTAAAGGGGAAGGTTGAAGGGAAGAACAATATAGAGGCTGCTAAGGAAGGAGATGTTGTAGTCTTATCAATTCCCTATGAATACACTATTCCAACAATTAAGGCTTTAAAGGATGAGTTGAAGGGAAAGATAGTTATCTCTATGGGAGTTCCCTTAGCTACAGCTATTGGAGACAAACCTACAAGGCTCTTATATCCTCCAGATGGCTCTGTGGCTGAGATGGTTCAGAATATTTTAAAAGAGAGTAAGGTTGTTGGAGCCTTACAGAATGTTAGTAATAAAGTTCTTAGAGACATTGAGAAAGAGGTTGATTGTGACATCTTAATAACTGGAGATGATGAAGAGGCTAAGAGAGTTGTTAAAGAGATCTTGGAAAAGATAGATGGAGTTAGGGTTATAGACTGTGGAGACTTGGAAAAGTCAAGAATTGTTGAGAGTATAACAGCTCTATTAATAGCCCTAAATATCAAGTATAAAGCTGAGACAGGCATTAGAATAACCAACTTAAAAATTTAA
- a CDS encoding AAA family ATPase yields MLQKIREELNSYFLEREEEIDIALTSILAKEHTLFLGPPGTGKSQLVRAIASHIKAKYFEKLITKFTTEEEIFGPISIKELKENDRLYRKTKNFLPDCEIAFLDEIFKANSSILNSLLTIMNERIFHNADTIERAKIITIFGASNELPDNSLYAFYDRFLFRKVVEGIKSYENLIKLINLDEEYKAKTKVSIKKIKNLQEKAKDVDISEVVGYLIDIRKKLEQNHIYISDRRFKKGVKAIKCYSLIRGNRVAEIEDLEILRYIFWEDIDDIPIVSKIIFNLINKYSERALELLEVIKELKKELRYINVEKISECKKDYNMVIELLSKMAKIRLELKKLRNEALLTGKSVKLIDKAIKESDEFNKYIEVILNEL; encoded by the coding sequence ATGTTACAAAAAATTAGGGAGGAGCTAAATTCTTATTTTTTAGAGAGAGAAGAGGAGATAGATATAGCTTTAACTTCAATCTTAGCTAAGGAGCATACTCTATTCTTAGGCCCTCCTGGGACAGGAAAGTCTCAGCTTGTTAGGGCTATAGCTTCTCATATAAAAGCTAAGTATTTTGAGAAGTTGATAACAAAATTTACAACAGAAGAAGAGATTTTTGGACCAATCTCAATTAAAGAGCTGAAAGAAAATGATAGACTTTATAGAAAAACTAAAAATTTCTTGCCTGACTGTGAGATAGCTTTTTTAGATGAGATATTTAAGGCTAACAGTTCAATATTAAACTCTCTCCTAACTATTATGAATGAAAGAATCTTCCATAATGCTGACACTATTGAGAGGGCTAAGATAATAACCATCTTTGGAGCCTCTAATGAATTGCCTGACAATAGCTTATATGCCTTCTATGATAGATTTCTATTTAGGAAGGTTGTTGAGGGAATAAAGAGTTATGAAAATTTAATTAAATTAATTAACTTAGATGAAGAATATAAGGCTAAGACAAAAGTTAGTATAAAGAAGATTAAAAATTTACAGGAGAAGGCTAAAGATGTTGATATCTCAGAGGTTGTAGGTTATTTAATAGACATTAGGAAGAAGTTAGAGCAAAACCATATTTACATCTCTGATAGGAGGTTTAAGAAGGGAGTTAAGGCTATAAAGTGCTACTCTCTAATTAGAGGGAATAGAGTGGCTGAGATAGAAGATTTAGAGATCTTGAGATATATCTTTTGGGAAGACATTGATGATATTCCAATAGTTTCTAAGATTATATTTAACTTAATTAATAAATACTCTGAGAGGGCCTTAGAATTATTAGAGGTTATAAAAGAGCTAAAGAAAGAGTTAAGATATATAAATGTAGAGAAAATTAGTGAGTGTAAGAAAGATTACAATATGGTTATAGAGCTATTATCAAAGATGGCTAAAATTAGGTTGGAGCTGAAAAAATTAAGAAATGAGGCTCTTTTAACTGGAAAAAGTGTTAAGTTGATTGACAAAGCTATTAAGGAGAGTGATGAATTCAATAAGTATATTGAAGTGATTTTAAATGAATTATAA
- a CDS encoding TraB family protein — MKEYRTKHNSTIYLLGTAHVSKDSVESVEKAIEEIEPDVVAVELDQRRFLSLISRDEKKIDFKEVIKRGEFLKTFLYLILSQSQKEIGEKLGIKPGSEMKKAIEVANSKNIPIALIDRDIEITFSRLLEKLTFKDKINLLKALLTEEDVGEVNEELLKEMKENPEKFIEMLKELSPKIYDVFVDERDKFMAKTLYEVSKGKEKVLAIVGAGHVKGIINYLSKLDNGEEIDIYELLKVKKKRFSLAKFLGYTISLAIIIIFLYALYYSLTNPQLLKMLTLNWILFTGGLSALGVILARGRLLTALIAFVSAPITTLIPLPFVAVGTLTALVELKFTKISEEDINSLFKTSSIRELLNNNLFKILLVMTLSNLGASIGVFYCMGKFVGLL; from the coding sequence TTGAAGGAGTATAGGACAAAACACAACTCTACCATTTATTTGTTAGGAACTGCTCATGTGTCTAAGGATAGTGTTGAGAGTGTTGAAAAGGCTATAGAGGAGATAGAGCCTGATGTTGTAGCTGTAGAGCTTGATCAGAGGAGATTTTTATCTCTCATTAGTAGGGATGAGAAAAAAATAGATTTTAAGGAAGTGATAAAGAGAGGGGAATTTCTAAAAACTTTTCTCTATCTTATTCTTTCCCAATCTCAGAAGGAAATTGGAGAGAAGTTAGGGATAAAGCCAGGAAGTGAAATGAAAAAAGCTATTGAAGTAGCTAACTCCAAAAATATCCCAATAGCTTTAATAGATAGGGATATTGAAATAACCTTCTCCAGATTGTTAGAGAAGCTAACCTTTAAGGATAAAATTAATCTCTTAAAGGCTCTCCTCACTGAGGAAGATGTTGGAGAAGTTAATGAAGAACTTTTAAAAGAGATGAAAGAGAACCCTGAGAAGTTTATTGAGATGCTTAAAGAGTTGTCTCCAAAAATTTATGATGTTTTTGTAGATGAAAGAGATAAGTTTATGGCTAAAACTCTCTATGAGGTTAGTAAAGGGAAGGAGAAAGTATTAGCTATTGTTGGAGCTGGGCATGTTAAAGGAATCATTAACTATTTAAGTAAGTTAGATAATGGGGAAGAGATAGATATCTATGAGCTCTTAAAGGTTAAGAAGAAGAGATTTAGCTTAGCAAAATTTTTAGGATATACAATTTCTTTAGCCATCATCATTATCTTCTTGTATGCTCTTTACTACTCTCTAACTAATCCTCAACTTCTGAAAATGCTAACCCTAAACTGGATTCTCTTCACTGGTGGTTTGTCAGCCTTAGGAGTTATTTTAGCAAGAGGAAGGTTATTAACAGCTTTAATAGCCTTTGTTTCAGCTCCTATAACTACCCTAATCCCTCTCCCTTTTGTGGCTGTTGGAACCTTAACTGCTCTTGTAGAGTTAAAATTTACAAAGATCTCTGAGGAAGATATAAACTCTTTATTTAAGACATCTTCAATAAGAGAGCTATTAAATAACAATTTATTTAAAATATTATTGGTGATGACACTCTCAAACCTTGGAGCCTCTATTGGGGTTTTTTACTGCATGGGTAAGTTTGTTGGATTATTATAG
- a CDS encoding THUMP domain-containing protein has product MKTLALITTKPGFEDRLKREFSFIKYTPFRGILKVKGESLEEILEEIKKSKYIFKLIPIEREGSLEDIENLTLSLIEEKKPRGSFVVRCNRRGRHSFTSEELERALGEKIRELGYKVSLKNFDFKVNVEILQDKAYISLFTKDFKEIVFEENIRRMERINKYKERPISRAENKIRELIDKFPHIFKDLNVVLDIGSAPGGWVKVLSEVSKKVYAVDPAELKVKRENIVHIKKRAEEVEIEETLDLITNDTNLYPLESFSLIERFLKNLKNNGYIIYTLKGERGKVKDNLREVLSYIDKLENIKLEKVVKLKSNTRWERTLILRKVG; this is encoded by the coding sequence ATGAAAACCTTGGCCTTAATAACAACAAAGCCAGGATTTGAGGATAGGTTAAAGAGGGAGTTTAGCTTTATAAAATATACTCCTTTTAGAGGGATATTAAAGGTTAAGGGAGAGAGCTTAGAAGAGATTTTAGAGGAAATTAAGAAATCAAAATATATTTTTAAGCTAATTCCTATTGAGAGAGAAGGAAGCTTAGAAGATATTGAAAACTTAACTTTATCTTTAATTGAAGAGAAGAAGCCAAGAGGAAGCTTTGTAGTTAGATGTAATAGAAGAGGAAGGCATAGCTTCACAAGTGAAGAACTTGAGAGAGCATTAGGGGAGAAAATTAGAGAGCTTGGCTATAAAGTTAGCTTAAAAAATTTTGATTTTAAAGTGAATGTTGAGATCTTGCAAGATAAGGCTTACATAAGCTTATTTACTAAAGATTTTAAAGAGATTGTTTTTGAGGAGAATATAAGGAGAATGGAGAGAATAAATAAATATAAGGAGAGGCCAATATCAAGAGCTGAAAATAAGATTAGAGAATTAATAGATAAATTTCCTCATATTTTTAAAGACTTGAATGTTGTCTTAGACATAGGCTCAGCACCTGGAGGTTGGGTTAAGGTTTTGAGTGAAGTGTCTAAGAAAGTTTATGCTGTTGATCCAGCAGAGCTAAAGGTTAAAAGAGAGAATATAGTTCATATAAAGAAGAGAGCTGAAGAAGTAGAGATAGAGGAAACCTTAGATTTAATAACCAATGACACCAACCTTTACCCATTAGAATCTTTTAGCTTGATAGAGAGGTTCTTAAAAAATCTAAAAAATAATGGTTATATAATTTATACTTTAAAGGGAGAGAGGGGAAAGGTTAAAGATAATTTAAGGGAAGTTTTAAGCTATATAGATAAGTTGGAGAATATAAAGTTAGAGAAAGTTGTTAAGTTAAAGAGTAATACAAGGTGGGAGAGAACCCTAATTTTAAGAAAGGTGGGATAA
- a CDS encoding acetate--CoA ligase family protein gives MFNPKAIAIIGATPKEGKAGYSILKNLLKFKGKLYPINPKYSEIFGIKCYKSILDVDDKIDLAIIVVPNVVVPQVLEECGKKGVKYVVIISAGFSEVGNVELENKVRGILKKYNIRAIGPNCFGLINAHINLNATFSKVFPEKGNISLISQSGAVIDAILDILPLLNIGVSKVVSLGNKIDIQESDILEILKDDEETRVIGIYLESLKDKNFLKVAKEVAKKKPIIVLKAGKSEAGKRAAKSHTGALAGENELYEAIFKQCGFIITETFEEFVDALHVFSTQPEMRGNKVGIITNAGGFGVLAADASESYNLELPEFSVKEELKEVLKNANISNPLDIIGDATPERYEKVVKIVMKDKNMDGYLIILTPQEMTKPLEVAEKLVRVEKVKPLVTSFIGGVSVKGAKSFLRKHGIPSYITPENGVKALSNLYKFYKLKMREENEEEIKEILEEFLNIKEENKEEIRELIKKGDEYSIKKLLSLYNFPVPRGYIVESEEEAEEVAKKLGRVVLKALNVYHKTDVGAVIIDPEDVREAYKNLAEKFGNKILIEEYIDERGVELIFGGKRSLYPLFLVGLGGIFTEVLKDVSLAIPPVDRNYIREMLNELKGSKLLKGYRGIEVDLDYLIDLLFKLSIFFYIHDEIREIDLNPILAYKDGAKILDAKIVRGE, from the coding sequence ATGTTTAACCCAAAGGCTATAGCTATAATAGGAGCCACACCAAAGGAGGGAAAGGCTGGCTATTCTATATTAAAAAACTTATTAAAGTTTAAAGGTAAGCTCTATCCTATAAATCCTAAGTATAGTGAAATATTTGGAATTAAATGTTACAAGTCTATCTTAGATGTTGATGACAAAATTGACTTAGCTATAATTGTTGTCCCCAATGTTGTTGTTCCCCAAGTCTTGGAAGAATGTGGAAAAAAGGGGGTTAAGTATGTTGTCATCATCTCAGCTGGTTTCTCTGAGGTTGGAAATGTAGAGTTAGAAAATAAAGTTAGAGGTATTTTAAAGAAGTATAATATAAGAGCTATAGGACCTAACTGCTTTGGGCTAATAAATGCTCATATAAATTTAAATGCCACCTTCTCAAAGGTTTTTCCTGAGAAGGGGAATATCTCTTTAATCTCACAAAGTGGAGCTGTCATAGATGCAATCTTAGATATTCTTCCTCTCTTAAATATTGGAGTTTCTAAGGTTGTTAGCTTAGGGAATAAAATAGATATTCAAGAGAGTGACATCTTAGAAATACTAAAGGATGATGAAGAGACAAGGGTTATAGGGATTTACTTAGAAAGCTTAAAGGATAAAAACTTTTTGAAAGTGGCTAAGGAAGTGGCTAAGAAAAAGCCTATCATTGTTTTAAAAGCTGGGAAAAGTGAAGCTGGGAAGAGAGCAGCTAAGTCACACACTGGAGCATTGGCAGGAGAGAATGAGCTTTATGAAGCTATCTTTAAGCAGTGTGGCTTTATCATAACTGAAACCTTTGAGGAATTTGTTGATGCCTTACATGTCTTTTCAACACAGCCAGAGATGAGAGGAAATAAAGTAGGAATTATAACAAATGCTGGAGGATTTGGAGTTTTAGCAGCAGATGCCTCTGAGAGCTATAACTTAGAGTTACCAGAATTTAGTGTTAAGGAAGAGTTGAAGGAAGTGTTAAAGAATGCAAATATCTCTAATCCACTTGACATTATTGGAGATGCTACCCCTGAAAGATATGAGAAGGTTGTTAAGATTGTGATGAAGGATAAAAATATGGATGGCTACTTAATTATCTTAACCCCCCAAGAGATGACTAAGCCCTTAGAGGTTGCTGAAAAGTTAGTGAGAGTTGAAAAGGTCAAGCCTTTAGTAACCTCATTTATTGGTGGAGTTTCAGTTAAAGGGGCTAAGAGCTTTTTAAGGAAGCATGGAATTCCATCTTACATAACCCCAGAGAATGGAGTTAAAGCTTTATCTAATTTATATAAATTTTATAAGCTAAAGATGAGAGAGGAAAATGAGGAAGAGATTAAAGAGATTTTAGAAGAATTTTTAAATATTAAAGAAGAGAATAAGGAGGAAATTAGAGAGCTAATTAAGAAAGGAGATGAATATTCAATTAAAAAACTTCTCTCCCTTTACAACTTCCCTGTTCCAAGGGGTTATATAGTTGAGAGTGAAGAAGAAGCTGAAGAAGTGGCTAAAAAATTAGGAAGAGTGGTTTTAAAAGCTTTAAATGTTTATCATAAAACAGATGTTGGGGCTGTTATAATAGACCCTGAGGATGTGAGAGAGGCTTATAAAAACTTGGCTGAGAAATTTGGAAATAAAATTTTAATTGAGGAGTATATAGATGAAAGAGGAGTTGAGCTAATATTTGGAGGGAAGAGAAGCTTATATCCTCTATTTTTAGTTGGTTTAGGTGGAATCTTTACTGAAGTGCTAAAGGATGTTTCCCTTGCTATCCCTCCTGTTGATAGAAACTATATAAGAGAGATGTTGAATGAGCTTAAAGGAAGTAAGTTGTTAAAGGGCTATAGAGGAATAGAGGTAGATTTAGATTACTTAATAGACTTGCTCTTCAAACTTTCCATCTTCTTCTATATCCATGATGAGATAAGAGAGATAGACTTAAATCCTATCTTAGCCTATAAAGATGGAGCTAAAATATTAGATGCTAAAATTGTGAGAGGGGAGTAA
- the cbiB gene encoding adenosylcobinamide-phosphate synthase CbiB — MLNPIILYLTILFDRLLGEPPEKIHPTVLIGKLILYLERVLPNTEGKHKILDFISGSLLVIVTILIIFIIISFIESLIISLPFYLSIPLYSLILSTTIGYKSLIEFCKAPILKIDDLEEAKKEVRKIVSRDVSNLDRDHVLSAAVESLTENITDSIIAPLFYAILFGLKGAFIYRAVNTIDAMIGYKNRRYFYFGKFGARLDDILNLIPARISCSLLILTSPLYGNFKKALLGLREVNKLESPNSGYTMAIVANALDITLEKINYYKLGSGKITKEKALKAFLAVDLTVIAFLLLYTIIFLAFSFSSSFSYF, encoded by the coding sequence ATACTAAATCCAATTATTCTCTACCTAACTATTTTATTTGATAGGCTTCTTGGAGAACCTCCTGAAAAGATACATCCAACTGTTTTAATTGGTAAGTTAATTTTATACTTAGAGAGGGTTTTACCAAACACTGAAGGGAAACATAAGATTTTAGATTTTATAAGTGGCTCTCTCTTGGTTATAGTTACTATTTTAATAATATTTATTATTATAAGCTTCATAGAGAGCTTAATAATCTCTCTCCCTTTTTACTTATCTATTCCCCTCTACTCACTAATTTTATCAACCACCATAGGCTACAAATCCTTAATAGAGTTTTGTAAGGCTCCAATTTTAAAAATTGATGACTTGGAAGAGGCTAAAAAAGAAGTGAGGAAAATAGTAAGTAGGGATGTCAGTAACTTAGATAGGGATCATGTGTTATCAGCTGCTGTTGAGAGCTTAACAGAAAATATAACTGACAGTATTATAGCTCCTCTTTTCTATGCTATTCTTTTTGGTTTAAAAGGAGCTTTCATTTATAGAGCTGTGAATACAATAGATGCTATGATAGGCTATAAAAATAGGAGATATTTTTACTTTGGAAAGTTTGGAGCAAGGTTAGATGATATCCTTAACCTTATCCCTGCAAGGATCTCTTGTTCTTTGTTAATTTTAACCTCTCCTCTCTATGGAAACTTTAAGAAAGCTCTTCTTGGCTTGAGAGAGGTTAATAAATTAGAGTCTCCAAACTCTGGCTACACAATGGCAATAGTGGCTAATGCTTTAGACATAACCTTGGAGAAAATAAATTATTATAAGTTAGGCTCTGGAAAGATAACTAAGGAAAAAGCTTTAAAGGCTTTCTTAGCTGTTGACCTTACTGTTATAGCTTTCCTTTTACTCTATACAATTATTTTTTTGGCTTTTTCTTTTTCTTCTTCTTTTTCTTATTTTTAA
- the guaA gene encoding glutamine-hydrolyzing GMP synthase → MFSPEKFIEDAIKEIKEKIGDRKAIIALSGGVDSSVAAVLTHKAIGDKLVAVFVDTGLMRKGEREEVERVFRDQLGLNLIVVDAKERFLEALKGVKDPEEKRKIIGKLFIDIFEEIAEKVKAEVLVQGTIAPDWIETEGKIKSHHNVALPHGMVLEVVEPLRELYKDEVREVAKALGLPESIVYRQPFPGPGLAVRVLGEVTEEKLEICREANAIVEEEVKKEGLDRELWQYFAAVLDCKATGVKGDEREYNWIVAIRLVSSIDAMTAHVPEVPFSLLKRISKRITSEIPNVARVVFDITDKPPATIEFE, encoded by the coding sequence ATGTTTAGCCCAGAGAAATTTATTGAAGATGCTATAAAGGAAATTAAGGAGAAGATAGGGGATAGAAAGGCTATAATTGCCTTAAGTGGAGGAGTTGACAGCTCTGTGGCTGCAGTATTAACCCATAAAGCTATTGGAGATAAGTTAGTGGCTGTTTTTGTAGATACTGGGTTAATGAGAAAAGGGGAGAGGGAAGAGGTTGAGAGGGTTTTTAGAGATCAGTTAGGCCTAAATTTAATTGTTGTTGATGCCAAAGAAAGATTTTTAGAGGCTTTAAAAGGGGTTAAAGACCCTGAGGAGAAGAGGAAGATCATAGGAAAGTTATTCATTGATATATTTGAAGAAATTGCTGAGAAGGTTAAGGCTGAAGTGCTTGTCCAAGGAACAATAGCCCCAGATTGGATAGAAACTGAAGGAAAGATAAAGAGCCATCATAATGTTGCTCTCCCCCATGGGATGGTTTTAGAGGTTGTAGAGCCATTAAGAGAGCTTTATAAAGATGAGGTTAGAGAAGTTGCCAAAGCCTTAGGGTTGCCAGAGAGCATAGTTTATAGGCAACCCTTCCCTGGTCCTGGGTTAGCTGTCAGAGTTTTAGGAGAAGTAACTGAGGAGAAGTTAGAGATCTGTAGAGAGGCTAATGCAATAGTTGAAGAAGAAGTGAAAAAAGAAGGCTTAGATAGAGAGCTCTGGCAATACTTTGCAGCTGTTCTTGACTGTAAGGCAACAGGGGTTAAGGGAGATGAGAGAGAGTATAACTGGATTGTAGCCATAAGATTGGTTAGCTCAATAGATGCCATGACTGCCCATGTTCCAGAGGTTCCTTTTAGCTTGCTGAAGAGGATAAGTAAGAGGATAACTTCAGAAATTCCAAATGTGGCAAGGGTTGTTTTTGATATAACTGACAAGCCACCAGCAACTATAGAATTTGAGTGA